TCCTGAATGTAAATGTAAAGTATCTGCTATTATTAAGTCCTTCCGGTCTTATCTCTTCATTCATGGTGCTTAATTTTACCAGGCTGTTAAAGCCTATAACAGTTATAATTAATCTTAATGCCTCCTCCTGTTCCTGCCACTTTTCAAGCTTCTCAATAGTTTCTTTTGAATTGGCTATATCTGTATACCTGCAGTAAGGTTCATAGACATCTGGAATTAAGGTTTCCATGCTTATTTCCTTTATTTTAGTGCCTTTGTCGCTTATGTCTATTTCCCCTATGTCCACTATATCGGCAGTGCTATATTTCTTCTCCCTGTTGACTGTGAGACTTAAGGGGTTGACTGGAAAATGGAAAGTCTCACTATCTTTTGTATTTGTTAGGTACACATCAAAATTGCTGTTGGCAACCCTGTCAAGTGCATTTAGTACAGATTTAGATGCATCCTGTATAACATCAACTATATTGCTAAAGTCCAAAAAATCACCCCCTATTCCATTATCTTCTAAAGGTTTTGGTATTATTTTGTAGAATTATCACCTAAAAGGAGGTGATGAACATGCAAATAACATTAACCTATAATTTTAGTTCTGAGTGTCCTTATTTAAATGAACCCCATTGTATATCCATTGACTATATAAAATTTGATATGACTGGCACTGGAATGCCCGGATATAAAAAAGGTTCTTATTTCTGCAATAAAGTAAAAAACTG
This window of the Clostridium kluyveri DSM 555 genome carries:
- a CDS encoding SH3 domain-containing protein — protein: MDFSNIVDVIQDASKSVLNALDRVANSNFDVYLTNTKDSETFHFPVNPLSLTVNREKKYSTADIVDIGEIDISDKGTKIKEISMETLIPDVYEPYCRYTDIANSKETIEKLEKWQEQEEALRLIITVIGFNSLVKLSTMNEEIRPEGLNNSRYFTFTFRTHRDLKISQVDSTLQDNRQTTTESSGAKYSHRAGEWIIVTADVLNVRDGPGESYGIRGTVKKDECYKIGSIQGNWADIYWSNHGGWICTDYVR